One window of the Lodderomyces elongisporus chromosome 6, complete sequence genome contains the following:
- the RMS1 gene encoding Ribosomal lysine N-methyltransferase 4 (BUSCO:EOG09261WJ8) yields the protein MSLTNDARKGFHDETVNYLEWLKQNNYDISDKVAIHDYTSVKQGRGVIALANIDKDEIIATIPKSALLNVTQNSLVAKYPELKYGLLHLNHWEALIIILLYELQNREQSKWKSYLNVLPTSNFDQLMFWSSNELNQLQPSCILERVGKDQADKMFDRIMKIIHKLGITDLEGVTSEQYNVVATLIMSYSFDVEITEQEEEKLEEFAAKERRNQPRTAVDEDKEEKENESEFEESTGEKETTENGDDNAEVSANANASAAEQQEQQEEIIDRDIEDLKDIEERQEIAIIIDGYLKSMVPFADTLNADTNYNNAIVTDANENLVIKAIEPIQKGEQIYNTYSEHPNSEILRRYGYVELQGSKHDFGEIPLSIIKQFFLEKYNVEEDYLESLLRLIAEISLQEQSDEHSEDGVFEVVIDSYDCFRSGEVIVELIFLIQLLTTFLMLNETVDFYSVRRIYLKCYQLIESKKVTKDFMTNFDAIFEVRMDQYPNYAAEPFNRDISNLSRELMAEVVLKSEYQSLKACREDVTTTLEKTLGEKIKIIADDKFLRALQKKRPATDAEEEKNKKKQVRKR from the coding sequence ATGTCGCTTACAAATGATGCAAGGAAAGGATTTCATGACGAAACAGTAAATTACCTAGAATggttgaaacaaaataattatGACATTAGTGACAAGGTTGCAATCCACGATTACACATCTGTCAAACAAGGACGGGGTGTGATCGCATTGGCGAATATTGATaaagatgaaatcattGCTACTATACCTAAACTGGCGTTATTGAATGTCACTCAAAACTCACTTGTTGCAAAGTACCCCGAGTTGAAATATGGACTTTTACACTTGAACCATTGGGAAGCTCTAATTATCATCCTATTGTATGAGTTGCAAAACAGAGAACAAAGTAAATGGAAAAGTTACTTAAACGTACTTCCAACGTCAAACTTTGATCAATTGATGTTTTGGAGCTCAAACGAGTTAAATCAACTACAACCATCCTGCATCTTGGAACGTGTTGGTAAAGACCAAGCCGACAAAATGTTTGATCGTATAATGAAAATTATTCACAAATTGGGTATTACTGATCTCGAAGGAGTTACTCTGGAACAATACAATGTAGTGGCCACGCTCATTATGTCATACTCCTTTGATGTGGAAATAacagaacaagaagaagagaaattgGAGGAATTTGCTGCAAAAGAAAGGCGAAATCAACCAAGAACAGCCGTAGAtgaagacaaagaagaaaaggaaaatgaaagcgaatttgaagaatctactggagaaaaagagacgACTGAAAATGGAGATGATAATGCTGAAGTTAGTGCTAATGCCAATGCAAGTGCTGCAGAACAGCAGGAGCagcaagaagaaattaTAGATAGAGATATTGAGGATCTAAAAGATATTGAAGAGAGACAAGAGATTGCAATTATTATTGATGGTTACCTCAAGTCTATGGTGCCGTTTGCAGATACATTGAACGCAGACACAAATTACAACAATGCCATTGTAACCGATGCAAATGAAAACCTCGTTATTAAAGCAATTGAACCTATCCAAAAAGGCGAGCAAATCTACAATACATACTCTGAGCATCCAAATAGTGAGATCTTACGGAGGTATGGGTACGTTGAGCTCCAAGGCTCAAAACATGATTTTGGAGAAATCCCGCTTTCAATCATTAAGCAATTTTTCTTGGAGAAATACAACGTTGAAGAAGACTACCTTGAGTCATTATTGAGATTGATAGCTGAAATTTCGCTACAGGAACAATCGGATGAGCATTCTGAGGATGGAGTATTTGAAGTTGTGATTGATTCATATGACTGCTTTAGAAGTGGAGAAGTCATTGTAgaacttatttttttgattcaacTTCTCACAACATTTTTGATGCTCAACGAAACAGTTGATTTCTATTCCGTGAGACGAATATATCTCAAGTGCTATCAATTAATCGAGTCAAAGAAAGTTACAAAAGATTTTATGACAAACTTTGACGCAATTTTTGAAGTCCGAATGGACCAATATCCAAACTATGCTGCTGAGCCATTCAATCGCGATATATCTAACTTAAGCCGTGAATTAATGGCTGAGGTTGTATTAAAGTCAGAGTATCAATCACTTAAAGCTTGCAGAGAAGATGTCACAACAACATTGGAGAAGACCTTGGGtgaaaagataaagataatTGCTGACGATAAATTTCTTCGAGCTCTTCAAAAGAAACGACCAGCAACTGatgcagaagaagagaaaaacaagaaaaagcaagTTAGAAAGAGATAA